The Jiangella alba genome includes the window GCCAGTGGCTCGAACGGGCGCCCGGCGAACCGGAACTCGCTGTCGTAGTCGTCCTCGACGATCAGGGCGCCGGTGCGCCGGGCCCACTCCAGCAGCGCCAGCCGCCGGCCCAGCGACATCGACGGGCCGAGCGGGAACTGGTGCGACGGCGTGACGTAGACCAGGCGGGCGGCGTCGGGCAGCGCGCCGACCACCAGGCCGTCGCCGTCGACCGGGACCGGAACGACGGAGTAGCCGGACGCCGTCAGCAGCTTGCGCGGCAGCGGGTACCCCGGGTCCTCGACCGCGACGACGTCGCCGGGGGCCAGCAGGACCCGGGCGAGCAGGTCGACGGCCTGCTGGCTGCCGCTGGTCACGATCACGTCGCCGGCCGACGCCGGGACGCCGCGAGCGACGGCGACGTGACGGGCGATGGCGGCCCGCAGCGCCGGGTGCCCGGCCGACGCGATGTGCGCGCCGGTCCCGACCGCCGACGCGCGCAGCTGGCGGGTCGTCACCCGCCGCCACGCCGCGTACGGGAACAGCGTCGCGTCGGGGACACCGGGACGGAAGTCGTACTCGGCGTCGGCCGCGGCGAGGTCGGCCGCCTCGGGCAGCCCGGCCCACACCGCCCGTGGCGCGAGGGCGACCTGGTCGCCGTCGTCGCCGGGCGGCCCGTCCTGGGCGAGGCCGTCGGCAACGAACGTGCCGACGCCGGGGCGGGCGGTGAGGAAGCCCTCGGCGGCCAGCCGGTCGTAGGCCATGCTGACGGTGTTGCGCGCGATGCCGAGGTCGCCGGCCAGCTCGCGCGTCGGCGGCAGCGGCTGCCCGGCGGGCAGCCGTCCGGCCAGGATCGCGGCGCGGACCTGCCGGTACAGCTGCCCGGACAGGTCGCCCCGGCCGTCCAGCCGCACGTGCAGGTCCATGGAGCCTGAGCTTAGGGCGTCACCGTGCCGTGACCGGCTCAGTGCGGAACCCCTCGCTGTGGCCCAGCGGGCGTCGTCCGGGCCTGGCTAGCGTGCCGGGCATCGGCAGGAACTCGGAGGGGTGACGATGCAGAAGAACACGGTACGGACGCTCGCCGCGGTGCTGGCCGCGGGTGCGGTGGCGCTGCCCGGCATCGCGGCGGCGACCGACGGTGCAAGCGGCGAGAACCGCGGGTGCGCGGCGAGGTTCGACGAGGCGCAGCGCGCCGACATGGAGTCGTTCCGCGACTTCGACGCCGAGACCTGGCGCGACGGCCACCACGAGGACGCCGTCAGCGTCTTCGCCAGCGGGCACCGGTTCTCGGGCATCG containing:
- a CDS encoding PLP-dependent aminotransferase family protein; protein product: MDLHVRLDGRGDLSGQLYRQVRAAILAGRLPAGQPLPPTRELAGDLGIARNTVSMAYDRLAAEGFLTARPGVGTFVADGLAQDGPPGDDGDQVALAPRAVWAGLPEAADLAAADAEYDFRPGVPDATLFPYAAWRRVTTRQLRASAVGTGAHIASAGHPALRAAIARHVAVARGVPASAGDVIVTSGSQQAVDLLARVLLAPGDVVAVEDPGYPLPRKLLTASGYSVVPVPVDGDGLVVGALPDAARLVYVTPSHQFPLGPSMSLGRRLALLEWARRTGALIVEDDYDSEFRFAGRPFEPLAGLGAAGHVAYVGSFSKTLLPTLRLGFVVAPRSLRDAMHKAKQLLDWHTAVPAQAALAELIDEGLFARHLKAMRRVYARRHHLVTSLLRRDFAGRLEPVPSLVGLHVTALLTDPSADDVEVAARARSAGVEVLPLSPLAVTHPVRGLALGYGAIAEDRIAAGLARLRETLP